In one Silene latifolia isolate original U9 population chromosome 10, ASM4854445v1, whole genome shotgun sequence genomic region, the following are encoded:
- the LOC141606695 gene encoding uncharacterized protein LOC141606695 gives MGFGENVATMQRGTIDRISELPEFILHIILSMLDTKEVCRASVLSKRWYGAWSSVPVLEFKLRYFQKYGDSLYNCSVNTLERFVGFIDKTMQRYSMQKYRITKMHLRLPKIDEKLVSLIDKWILIAVQNQIENFEIRVLNYRLPEILFSAKSLKVLKCERVKLPYYETMELVSLEYLTIYLDTVDEDMLQRIISSSPLVELDIKRGYSLVNISLPWMEKGNGGDKCTTSGKMQSKLQESPLQKFVYSCLGPYMPWPWNMNIVALKNLRKLEFGFASITDDIVSELACGLVALESLVLLQCLNLKCIKISSNSLKQLRIANELHFIEVTIDAPKLLEFSYNTEIETSLSLVRVPDHCNAQFLPVEPDPLTTVWLVELKKFLVETNFFKSLVIELPIPHKILVDEDVLRNTGTGLPYKLSELKLYCLCGISALNLTGFSVAAFLDALFWCCHPDVLSITTSLQNSDSELILNVLKSKVHCYKHPLTSIEVEGADCSSLLPEPSKNETRFRLSWCQV, from the exons ATGGGGTTTGGGGAAAATGTAGCAACGATGCAAAGGGGTACAATTGATAGAATTTCGGAGCTTCCGGAATTTATTCTGCATATTATTCTCTCAATGCTTGATACTAAAGAGGTGTGTCGCGCTAGTGTATTGTCTAAGAGATGGTATGGAGCTTGGTCTTCTGTTCCGGTTTTGGAATTTAAGCTTCGGTACTTCCAGAAATATGGGGATTCTCTCTATAACTGTAGTGTCAATACACTGGAACGGTTTGTGGGATTCATAGATAAGACGATGCAAAGATACTCTATGCAGAAGTATAGAATAACAAAAATGCACCTTAGGCTTCCTAAGATTGATGAAAAGCTAGTGTCTTTGATTGACAAATGGATATTGATCGCTGTGCAAAATCAAATCGAGAATTTCGAAATCAGGGTTCTTAACTACAGGCTGCCCGAGATTCTATTTAGTGCAAAATCGcttaaagttttgaaatgtgagCGCGTCAAATTGCCATATTATGAGACTATGGAGCTCGTCTCTCTCGAATACTTAACTATTTACTTGGACACTGTTGATGAGGATATGCTCCAAagaattatctcttcctccccCTTGGTTGAGTTAGATATTAAACGTGGCTACTCCCTTGTAAATATTTCACTGCCTTGGATGGAAAAAGGTAATGGAGGAGACAAATGTACTACTAGTGGAAAAATGCAATCCAAACTTCAAGAATCTCCGCTTCAAAAGTTTGTTTACAGTTGTCTTGGTCCCTATATGCCGTGGCCATGGAATATGAATATAGTTGCATTGAAAAATTTAAGAAAATTGGAGTTCGGTTTTGCTTCTATTACTGATGATATTGTTTCTGAGCTGGCATGTGGGCTTGTAGCTTTAGAAAGTTTAGTACTATTGCAGTGCTTAAATCTGAAATGCATTAAGATCTCAAGCAATTCACTTAAGCAACTTCGAATTGCCAATGAATTACATTTCATTGAGGTAACGATTGATGCCCCTAAATTgctcgagttttcatacaacactGAAATAGAGACCTCCCTGTCGTTAGTTAGGGTTCCAGATCATTGTAATGCCCAATTCCTTCCAGTGGAACCGGATCCTCTCACCACTGTTTGGCTTGTTGAGCTAAAGAAGTTTCTTGTAGAAACAAACTTCTTCAAATCTCTAGTGATTGAGTTGCCTATCCCTCATAAG ATTCTGGTCGATGAGGACGTACTGAGGAATACTGGTACTGGCCTACCATACAAACTCAGTGAGTTAAAGCTGTATTGCCTGTGTGGGATAAGTGCTTTGAATCTTACAGGATTTTCAGTTGCGGCCTTTCTGGATGCATTGTTTTGGTGTTGCCACCCTGATGTGCTGTCAATAACGACAAGTTTACAGAATTCGGATTCTGAG TTGATTTTGAATGTCCTGAAGAGCAAAGTGCATTGCTATAAGCATCCCCTGACAAGCATCGAAGTTGAAGGTGCGGATTGCTCTAGCTTACTCCCAGAACCATCAAAAAATGAGACCAG GTTTAGACTATCCTGGTGCCAAGTTTAG